The Tautonia plasticadhaerens nucleotide sequence GCCAGCGCGATCACCGGGCATCCCCGGTCCCGGGCGACGAGGGCGACGCCGGCGATCGTCTTGCCGTGGGCCGTTTGTTCATCGAGGGATCCCTCGGCGGTCAGGCAGAGGTCGGCTCCTTCCAGGCGGTCGGCGAGGCCGACGGTCCGGGAGACGAGCTCCACGCCCCGCTCCAGCCGTCCCCCGCCGAAGGCGACCAGCCCCGCCCCGAGCCCCCCGGCGGCGCCGGCGCCGGGCAGGTCGGCCACGGACCGGCCGAGGTCGCGTCGGACGACCTCGGCCAGCCGGCGGAGGTTGCGGTCGAGCCGGTCGACGGCCTCCCGGTCGGCCCCCTTCTGGGGCCCGTAGACGGCGGAGGCGCCGTCGGGCCCGCAGAGGGGGTTGGTCACGTCGCAGGCGACGGCGAGCTCGACCCGATCGAGCCGGGGGTCCCGGCCCGTCGGGTCGATCCGGTCGAGCCGTGCCAGGGGGCCGCCGCCGGGGCCGAGGTCGTCTCCCCCGGCGTCGAGCAGGCGATAGCCGAGGGCCTGGGCCATGCCGGCCCCGCCGTCGTTGGTGGCGCTGCCGCCGATCCCCACGACGATCCGATCGACCCCGACATCGAGGGCAGCCCGGATCAGCTCGCCGGTCCCCCGGGTGGTGGCGACCGTCGGGTCCCGGCGATCCTCGGGGACGAGGACGAGACCGGAGGC carries:
- a CDS encoding glycerate kinase produces the protein MRYVIAPDKFKGSLSAVDACRAIALGVRRADDAAEVDEIPMADGGEGTVEALVTALDGTTRTSRVTGPLGPPVEARFGLSGDGRTAFIEMAAASGLVLVPEDRRDPTVATTRGTGELIRAALDVGVDRIVVGIGGSATNDGGAGMAQALGYRLLDAGGDDLGPGGGPLARLDRIDPTGRDPRLDRVELAVACDVTNPLCGPDGASAVYGPQKGADREAVDRLDRNLRRLAEVVRRDLGRSVADLPGAGAAGGLGAGLVAFGGGRLERGVELVSRTVGLADRLEGADLCLTAEGSLDEQTAHGKTIAGVALVARDRGCPVIALAGGIGPGAEALLGSGVSAFFSICDRPMALREAIDQADLLLGRVAEQAVRAFRSGRRR